The following coding sequences lie in one Psychrobacter arenosus genomic window:
- a CDS encoding hypoxanthine-guanine phosphoribosyltransferase gives MTQISNQEIEQTLRNSECLISSIEVAAAYERLAATLNLHYVGLNPIVMVVMNGGLIPAGQLLTHLTFYHRMHYIHATRYRGNEGTNELVWKYRPDVSLEGEHILLIDDIFDEGITLKAIVDELSVENPASINCCVLLNKEHDRKVNDFDVDFVGLDVADRYVYGCGMDFHGYLRHLPGIYAIKEDKI, from the coding sequence ATGACTCAAATTAGTAATCAAGAAATCGAACAGACCCTGCGCAATTCAGAATGTCTAATCAGCAGCATCGAAGTGGCTGCGGCTTATGAGCGTCTTGCGGCTACTCTTAATTTACATTATGTAGGCCTTAACCCTATCGTTATGGTCGTCATGAACGGTGGATTAATCCCAGCCGGACAGCTACTGACCCATCTGACTTTCTACCATCGTATGCACTATATTCATGCGACGCGCTATCGTGGTAACGAAGGCACTAACGAACTGGTTTGGAAATATCGCCCAGATGTGTCTTTAGAAGGCGAGCATATCTTATTAATAGACGATATTTTTGATGAAGGCATTACGCTAAAAGCTATCGTCGATGAGTTAAGCGTTGAAAACCCAGCGTCTATCAACTGCTGTGTGTTGTTAAACAAAGAACACGACCGCAAAGTAAACGACTTCGATGTCGATTTCGTAGGTTTAGATGTGGCTGATCGCTATGTTTATGGTTGTGGTATGGATTTCCACGGCTATTTGCGTCATCTGCCTGGCATCTATGCTATTAAAGAAGACAAAATTTAG
- a CDS encoding ArsA family ATPase encodes MSFQPLQQLASQLNNTPIIFVGGKGGVGKSTTAAALAVNFATQGQRTLLISTDPAHSLGDIFATKLGHKKTALHEQLDIIELDPDIIIDQHFAQVERTISGYANPEMMPKIQAHLKLSKTAPGAQEAAMLESICKHLVDAVAAGYEHVIFDTAPTGHTLRLLVLPEMMEAWTDGLLTQQRRQAKLKSAADHLSTATQKSQLTNPFEKAGKPDRWQQAVEVLSRRKQLFSAAGNLLHDKEKTAVILVLTADTLPIEETRRATEQLKSAQLTPAAIVVNQLIQPQQSDDFWQQRATRQQKLLAEIEQIFSDYPRYQMYLQQTDIRGFAALQAITAR; translated from the coding sequence ATGAGTTTTCAGCCGCTTCAGCAGTTGGCCAGCCAGCTAAATAACACGCCTATCATCTTCGTTGGCGGTAAAGGTGGGGTAGGTAAGTCCACAACGGCAGCGGCATTAGCAGTCAACTTTGCGACTCAAGGTCAGCGTACTTTGTTAATTTCAACGGATCCTGCGCACAGTTTAGGGGATATCTTTGCGACCAAACTCGGCCATAAGAAGACAGCGCTGCATGAGCAATTGGATATTATTGAATTAGACCCTGACATTATTATCGATCAGCACTTTGCCCAAGTGGAGCGCACAATTAGTGGCTATGCCAATCCGGAGATGATGCCGAAGATTCAGGCGCATCTCAAACTGTCTAAAACGGCACCGGGAGCGCAGGAAGCCGCGATGCTGGAGTCTATCTGCAAGCATTTAGTAGACGCTGTGGCAGCAGGCTACGAACACGTCATCTTTGATACCGCTCCGACAGGGCATACCTTGCGCCTGCTCGTATTGCCGGAAATGATGGAAGCGTGGACTGACGGCTTACTTACCCAGCAACGCCGCCAAGCGAAACTAAAAAGTGCCGCCGATCATCTAAGCACTGCAACACAAAAAAGCCAACTGACCAACCCTTTTGAGAAAGCAGGCAAACCGGACCGTTGGCAACAAGCGGTAGAGGTATTAAGCCGTCGTAAGCAACTATTTAGTGCTGCGGGCAACTTGCTACACGATAAGGAGAAAACGGCTGTAATTCTGGTGCTAACTGCAGATACCTTACCGATTGAAGAGACTCGCCGCGCCACGGAGCAGTTAAAATCCGCGCAACTCACGCCAGCCGCTATTGTGGTCAATCAGTTGATTCAACCGCAGCAAAGCGATGACTTTTGGCAACAACGCGCGACCCGCCAGCAGAAGTTATTAGCAGAGATTGAGCAGATATTTAGCGACTACCCGCGCTACCAAATGTATCTGCAGCAGACGGATATTCGCGGTTTTGCTGCGCTCCAGGCGATAACGGCACGGTAG
- a CDS encoding cory-CC-star protein → MSQETSLWQRFVAGLNEFYHAPYRQTLARAARDEEDLFMLLLFAESLGIDNPASFYTLELQPIFLEKFHEWHTRMGMERCPLQHGGCC, encoded by the coding sequence ATGAGCCAAGAGACCTCATTATGGCAGCGCTTTGTTGCAGGACTCAACGAGTTTTACCACGCACCCTATCGGCAGACCCTAGCTCGGGCTGCGCGTGATGAAGAAGATTTATTTATGCTGCTGTTATTTGCAGAAAGCTTAGGGATTGATAATCCGGCGAGTTTTTATACGCTAGAGCTACAGCCGATATTTTTAGAGAAATTTCATGAGTGGCATACTCGCATGGGTATGGAGCGCTGTCCGCTACAACATGGTGGCTGTTGCTAA
- a CDS encoding carbon starvation CstA family protein, translating to MNSAIVLLFGVAAMICGYLFYSKFIASKILGLDNSIPTPAHTLKDGIDYVPTNKYVLWGHHFTSVAGAAPIIGPAIAVIWGWVPAIIWVVFGTIFMAGVHDMSAVWASMRNKGQSIGSIAGSVMGTRVRTLMMIVIFLLLLMVNAVFGVAIANMMIKTPSSVLPVWGALIVAAIIGQCIYRYKMSLPIVSIIGVIALYTLIYLGPMFPIVLPETFMGLPDNAMWIIILFAYAAIASLLPVWMLLQPRDYINGLQLFVGLILLYGAIFIAMPDIVAPAVNHNLPMNTPSIMPLLFVTIACGAISGFHGLVATGTTSKQIDKEEDTRFVGYFGAVGEGMLALGAILAATAGFATLADWEAVYQKFGDGSIGAFIDGGATILNAGVGIDMVLSQTMLTVMAALFAGTTMDTGVRLQRYIFQEFGEIYELPALKKGTVATFLAVGTCLLLAFGAGGIDGSGGMIIWPLFGTTNQLMAALTLMIVTVILLRNGKTIWYTLLPLTFLLIMSVFALLIQLKTFYVDGNWLLVIMDLIILVATILVTFESFSVLRREWHQHKKTR from the coding sequence ATGAACAGTGCCATTGTGCTCTTGTTTGGTGTCGCTGCGATGATTTGCGGCTATTTATTCTATTCAAAATTTATTGCCAGCAAAATTTTAGGGCTAGACAACAGCATTCCCACGCCCGCACACACCTTAAAAGATGGCATAGATTATGTGCCTACCAATAAATACGTCCTTTGGGGCCATCACTTCACTTCAGTGGCAGGCGCAGCGCCTATTATTGGTCCTGCTATTGCGGTCATTTGGGGTTGGGTGCCCGCCATTATTTGGGTCGTCTTTGGGACGATATTCATGGCCGGTGTTCACGATATGTCCGCCGTATGGGCGAGTATGCGCAATAAAGGCCAGTCGATTGGCTCGATTGCCGGCTCGGTCATGGGAACGCGTGTCCGTACCTTAATGATGATTGTCATTTTCTTATTGCTGCTTATGGTCAACGCCGTCTTTGGGGTCGCCATTGCTAATATGATGATTAAGACGCCATCTTCTGTATTACCGGTTTGGGGCGCCTTAATCGTAGCCGCCATCATTGGCCAGTGTATCTATCGCTATAAGATGAGCCTGCCGATTGTCTCTATTATCGGTGTCATAGCGCTATATACCCTAATTTATCTTGGGCCTATGTTTCCAATCGTATTGCCTGAAACCTTTATGGGTCTGCCTGATAATGCCATGTGGATTATTATCCTGTTTGCTTATGCGGCTATTGCTTCATTACTGCCCGTTTGGATGTTGCTCCAACCGCGCGATTATATCAACGGCTTGCAGTTATTCGTTGGTCTAATCTTGTTATACGGTGCTATCTTTATCGCTATGCCAGACATTGTCGCGCCAGCGGTTAACCATAACTTACCTATGAATACCCCGTCCATTATGCCGCTATTGTTCGTCACGATTGCATGTGGCGCTATCTCGGGTTTCCATGGTCTGGTCGCTACCGGCACCACGTCTAAACAGATTGATAAAGAAGAAGATACCCGCTTCGTAGGGTATTTCGGTGCGGTTGGTGAAGGTATGCTTGCGTTAGGCGCTATCTTAGCGGCCACTGCGGGTTTTGCGACTTTGGCAGATTGGGAAGCGGTCTACCAAAAGTTTGGTGACGGCTCTATTGGGGCGTTCATCGATGGCGGTGCGACTATCCTAAATGCCGGTGTCGGTATTGATATGGTACTCTCGCAAACCATGCTGACTGTGATGGCAGCGCTATTTGCGGGTACGACAATGGATACAGGTGTCCGTCTACAGCGTTATATCTTCCAAGAATTTGGCGAAATTTATGAATTGCCTGCCTTGAAAAAAGGCACGGTAGCGACTTTCCTAGCCGTGGGCACCTGTTTATTACTAGCGTTCGGTGCCGGTGGTATCGATGGTTCTGGTGGTATGATCATCTGGCCACTCTTTGGTACAACGAACCAGTTGATGGCGGCGCTCACCTTAATGATTGTAACCGTGATTTTGCTGCGTAATGGCAAAACCATTTGGTACACTTTATTGCCGTTAACTTTCTTGCTCATCATGTCCGTTTTTGCGTTATTAATTCAATTGAAAACGTTCTACGTCGATGGCAATTGGTTGCTGGTCATCATGGATTTAATTATCTTAGTCGCCACTATTTTAGTCACGTTTGAGAGCTTCTCAGTGTTACGCCGCGAATGGCATCAACATAAAAAAACGAGATAA
- a CDS encoding DUF3482 domain-containing protein — MSTSFKNTNRDTDADTNTDAGQAQPQGLFAEKAFNLEKSNTNQSVVTRAVTDSKNTANLDKTQAVAQDSSNRTMSEILKEAPRTTLAMGEALKLAVVGHTNTGKTSILRTLLRDMYFGEVKNEAATTRHVERAIISDSQTGEALVALYDTPGLEDASGLMDWLEDNTASRRDGIERLQQFLANDIAKGGDERVSSSNFDDYSQEAKVIRQVLASDMAVYVIDAREPVLGKYKDELAILSWAAIPVMPVFNFTDSQDANISEWQTMLARRNLHISTRFDSVAFEFNDEMHLWQNLATMLTHPEILNQLIHRRKEDWERLYDEATIVIADFLLNVAAFVRGIKEEDDPMPVLHEMQEAVRQTERAMQGQLLNLYKFYDNAAVATPLELQEYQQDPFDPELLKAYGIRTTSGAAAGALLGLGIDAAALGTTLGLGAALGGIAGGLLSNTGSIADKITGVKRLYIDPATLTLLATRSQDLLTSLRHRGHAATADSPVAELQEQSIAPWEPSKLPSELKKARGKPQWSSLTGNNSEQSREMRMDAAWNLSRKLRR; from the coding sequence GTCTACTTCTTTTAAAAATACTAATCGCGATACTGATGCCGATACTAATACAGACGCTGGCCAAGCTCAGCCGCAAGGCTTGTTTGCTGAAAAGGCATTCAATTTGGAAAAATCCAATACGAATCAGTCTGTGGTAACTCGCGCAGTGACAGATAGTAAGAATACTGCAAACCTAGACAAAACGCAGGCAGTCGCCCAGGATAGTAGTAATAGGACCATGTCAGAAATCTTAAAAGAAGCCCCAAGGACGACATTGGCTATGGGTGAGGCGTTAAAACTAGCCGTCGTAGGACATACCAATACCGGCAAGACCTCTATCCTGCGCACTTTGCTACGCGATATGTATTTTGGTGAAGTTAAAAATGAAGCGGCCACCACACGCCACGTTGAGCGCGCGATTATTAGCGACAGTCAGACGGGCGAAGCGCTCGTTGCCTTATATGACACCCCAGGATTAGAAGATGCCTCAGGCTTGATGGACTGGCTTGAGGACAATACCGCCAGTCGTCGTGATGGTATCGAGCGACTGCAGCAGTTCTTGGCGAATGATATTGCCAAAGGTGGCGACGAGCGTGTCAGTAGCAGCAATTTTGATGATTACTCGCAAGAGGCAAAGGTGATCCGTCAGGTGCTGGCGAGTGATATGGCGGTCTACGTGATTGATGCCCGCGAGCCGGTATTGGGTAAATATAAAGACGAGTTGGCTATCCTATCGTGGGCGGCCATCCCTGTAATGCCCGTCTTTAACTTTACGGACAGCCAAGACGCTAACATCAGTGAGTGGCAAACCATGCTGGCGCGTCGTAACCTGCATATTTCGACCCGTTTTGACTCGGTGGCCTTTGAATTTAACGATGAGATGCACCTTTGGCAAAACCTCGCTACCATGCTCACCCATCCAGAGATACTCAATCAGCTGATCCATCGCCGCAAAGAAGATTGGGAGCGTCTGTATGATGAGGCCACTATCGTTATCGCAGATTTCTTGCTGAATGTCGCCGCTTTTGTGCGGGGGATTAAAGAAGAGGATGACCCAATGCCAGTATTGCATGAGATGCAAGAGGCGGTACGGCAGACCGAACGTGCCATGCAAGGTCAATTGCTCAACCTGTATAAGTTTTATGACAATGCAGCAGTGGCCACGCCTTTAGAGCTACAAGAATACCAGCAAGATCCTTTTGACCCTGAGCTGTTAAAGGCTTATGGCATTCGCACGACCTCGGGTGCGGCAGCGGGTGCATTATTGGGGTTAGGCATTGATGCGGCAGCGTTAGGCACGACCTTAGGTTTGGGCGCGGCACTGGGCGGTATTGCCGGTGGCTTACTGTCCAATACTGGCAGTATTGCCGATAAGATTACCGGTGTGAAGCGTTTATATATCGATCCTGCGACTTTGACTCTACTGGCCACACGCTCACAAGATTTATTAACGTCATTGCGCCATCGTGGTCATGCCGCTACCGCCGACAGTCCGGTCGCTGAGTTGCAAGAGCAGTCTATCGCGCCTTGGGAGCCGAGTAAATTACCCAGCGAGCTCAAAAAAGCCCGTGGCAAACCGCAATGGAGCAGCCTCACGGGCAATAATAGCGAGCAATCGCGCGAGATGCGCATGGATGCCGCTTGGAATCTATCAAGAAAACTGCGTCGTTAG
- the recD gene encoding exodeoxyribonuclease V subunit alpha: protein MKTANNKTNPNTASQVTQSWAHTVSDYLLQRRVQNQRAYETAFAGEGSVATAASIASEQQAEQKQAWLFKALFIALAQQLEEGHTVLTLSADGNGEDNNKSATLYSWQQQLVMILLSPLTEYIDQALLTVAEHTVQNEEGNTATKNSLSNNDPIAYLLAQWPQVVMQLALPREDHKVLTERYKLGRNLYEYFQSSNGLNKLTTSLENSLSKFIQLISENDLFTTAISKESAPIRYQVLDNENSLSITLWIQRTWQAEHTLAKRIQKISSYQIKPLPIAMNPDLNSEQQAAIEMANNSAFSIITGGPGTGKTYTVAQLVIALKDTQHQDKTPKRATKDKSASLALSAPTGKAAQRMQESLQAALDTAGVSMQLQEAKTIHRLLGIGQSGRPRYHTDNPLSEDIVIVDEASMLGVELANHLVSAIKPGARLILLGDANQLAAVDAGAVLADLCRIPMLQTMHKELTESRRFSSDSGIGKLAVQINSAKTDMASIWKLLAEDEALAFQSVRSRADASASNISEGNNDNAANINDTRNINSLSNYKILKNLSNNYQNYVNKIKNSLKESQLAKSVPKIDYEIFVSELLTTLNQFRILTAGHHGRCGDHALNNYLSDWHISELKLPVSNSPWFHGRPVMVLQNSYELGLFNGDIGICLQTEQGLEVFFENKQQGIAVNLLNDEMIATAYAMTIHKSQGSEFEHVAITFDDSNMRLLSKELIYTAVTRAKKQVSIYSTPTAFARAISTPTERQTGLALQFAEG, encoded by the coding sequence ATGAAAACAGCCAATAACAAGACCAACCCCAATACTGCCAGTCAGGTAACGCAATCGTGGGCGCATACGGTGAGCGATTATTTATTGCAAAGAAGAGTACAGAATCAACGAGCCTATGAGACCGCTTTTGCAGGGGAGGGCAGTGTCGCTACTGCTGCTTCTATAGCGAGTGAGCAGCAAGCTGAGCAAAAGCAGGCTTGGTTATTTAAAGCGCTATTTATCGCCTTAGCGCAGCAATTAGAGGAAGGCCATACGGTATTAACCCTGAGTGCTGATGGTAACGGTGAGGATAACAATAAGTCTGCTACCTTGTATTCTTGGCAACAACAACTGGTCATGATTTTGTTGTCTCCTCTGACAGAGTATATCGATCAAGCCCTGCTAACTGTTGCAGAGCATACTGTGCAAAACGAAGAGGGTAATACCGCTACTAAGAATAGCCTAAGTAATAATGACCCAATTGCCTATTTATTAGCACAATGGCCACAAGTGGTTATGCAATTGGCATTACCCCGAGAAGACCATAAAGTACTGACGGAGCGCTATAAACTAGGGCGTAATTTGTACGAGTATTTTCAAAGTAGCAATGGACTAAATAAGCTGACGACCAGTCTAGAAAATAGCCTAAGCAAATTCATTCAACTCATCTCCGAGAACGACCTATTTACCACAGCAATTAGTAAAGAGTCAGCACCCATCCGCTATCAAGTCCTTGATAATGAAAATAGCCTAAGCATAACTTTATGGATACAACGCACTTGGCAAGCAGAGCATACGCTAGCAAAACGCATTCAAAAGATTAGCAGCTATCAAATTAAGCCATTGCCCATTGCTATGAACCCTGACCTTAATTCAGAGCAGCAAGCGGCGATTGAGATGGCTAATAATAGCGCCTTTAGTATTATCACTGGCGGTCCTGGTACAGGCAAGACCTATACGGTGGCGCAATTAGTTATTGCCCTAAAAGACACCCAACATCAGGATAAAACTCCTAAGCGTGCTACGAAAGATAAAAGCGCTAGTCTGGCTCTCTCTGCACCCACAGGAAAGGCGGCACAACGCATGCAGGAGTCGTTACAAGCGGCTCTAGATACGGCTGGCGTGAGTATGCAACTGCAAGAGGCGAAGACCATTCACCGCTTACTCGGTATCGGGCAGAGTGGGCGGCCGCGCTACCATACGGACAATCCTTTGAGTGAAGATATTGTGATTGTCGATGAGGCTTCTATGCTGGGGGTAGAGCTAGCTAACCATCTGGTGAGCGCGATTAAACCGGGCGCTAGGTTGATTCTATTGGGAGACGCCAATCAGTTGGCTGCCGTAGACGCTGGGGCAGTGCTGGCGGACTTATGCCGTATACCGATGTTGCAAACGATGCACAAAGAGCTGACAGAAAGTCGCCGCTTTAGCAGTGACTCAGGGATTGGTAAGTTAGCCGTGCAGATTAATAGCGCTAAGACAGATATGGCTAGCATCTGGAAATTATTAGCAGAAGATGAGGCTTTAGCTTTCCAATCGGTAAGATCTCGAGCAGATGCTAGTGCTAGCAATATAAGTGAAGGTAATAATGACAATGCCGCCAATATTAATGATACTCGGAATATAAATAGCCTAAGCAATTATAAAATACTTAAAAACCTCTCAAATAACTACCAAAATTACGTAAATAAAATTAAGAATTCACTAAAGGAATCGCAATTAGCAAAATCCGTGCCTAAAATTGACTATGAAATCTTTGTTAGTGAGCTGCTAACTACCCTGAATCAATTTCGCATCTTAACCGCAGGGCACCACGGCCGTTGTGGCGATCATGCCTTAAATAACTACCTAAGCGATTGGCATATCAGTGAATTAAAGCTACCCGTGTCCAATAGCCCTTGGTTTCATGGTCGTCCGGTCATGGTCTTACAAAACAGCTATGAGCTCGGCTTATTCAACGGAGATATTGGCATTTGTCTGCAGACCGAGCAGGGGCTCGAGGTGTTTTTTGAGAATAAACAACAGGGTATCGCGGTTAATTTGTTAAATGACGAGATGATTGCTACAGCTTATGCGATGACCATTCATAAGTCACAGGGATCTGAGTTTGAACATGTGGCTATTACTTTTGATGATAGCAATATGCGATTGCTAAGTAAGGAGCTGATCTATACGGCTGTGACGCGTGCCAAAAAACAGGTAAGTATCTACAGTACTCCAACGGCTTTTGCGCGAGCGATTAGCACCCCAACTGAGCGCCAGACGGGATTGGCTTTGCAGTTTGCTGAGGGATAG